From Mus musculus strain C57BL/6J chromosome 4 genomic patch of type FIX, GRCm38.p6 PATCHES MG4243_PATCH, one genomic window encodes:
- the Gm12887 gene encoding uncharacterized protein LOC666927 precursor, producing the protein MVLPCSLWILSVCLLSWCCDAELPVALDPESESVPQHPVIKIQVDVIVIVVSMKTSNETPKSGTYGQALQDGKNKMKDVENKVLDACSQLCQSLAQDPKLQHGYIVVAYFKEHQLLCCS; encoded by the exons ATGGTGTTACCTTGCTCCCTGTGgatcctttctgtctgtcttctgtcttggTGTTGTGATGCCGAGTTGCCTGTGGCTCTGGACCCTGAGTCAGAATCAGTCCCACAACATCCAGTGATCAAGATTCAAGTAG ATGTCATTGTAATCGTGGTTTCCATGAAAACCTCTAATGAAACACCAAAATCTGGAACTTATGGCCAGGCTCTACAGGATGGGAAGAATAAGATGAAG gaTGTGGAGAATAAAGTCCTGGATGCCTGTTCCCAACTGTGTCAGAGTCTTGCTCAGGATCCTAAATTGCAGCATGGCTACATTGTTGTTGCATACTTTAAGGAACACCAGCTCCT GTGTTGTTCCTGA